A genome region from Streptomyces sp. NBC_01296 includes the following:
- a CDS encoding cytochrome c biogenesis CcdA family protein — translation MTGVGDIGYLAALLGGLLALLSPCSALLLPAFFAYSIDSASRLLARTGIFYAGLASTLVPLGAAGSYAGRFFHSNRDGLVLAGGWLIIALGLAQILGLGFASKRISELSGRIRPTTALSVYALGAVYGLAGFCAGPILGSVLTVAAVSGSPVYGGLLLAVYALGMAVPLFLLALLWERFDLGRRRWLRGRAVRLGRFELHTTSLLSGLFFIALGALFLAYDGASALPGLLDVDDSFAVEQRVRSLADAVPDWALLGLVAAGAAAVGVTQWRRRTGPESGAE, via the coding sequence GTGACCGGCGTCGGCGACATCGGATATCTGGCCGCACTGCTGGGCGGGCTGCTCGCGCTGCTCAGCCCGTGCAGCGCGCTGCTGCTGCCCGCGTTCTTCGCGTACTCGATCGACTCCGCCTCGCGGCTGCTGGCGCGGACCGGGATCTTCTACGCGGGCCTCGCGAGCACCCTCGTACCGCTGGGCGCGGCCGGCTCGTACGCCGGGCGGTTCTTCCACAGCAACCGCGACGGGCTGGTCCTGGCCGGCGGCTGGCTGATCATCGCGCTCGGGCTCGCGCAGATCCTGGGCCTGGGCTTCGCCTCGAAGCGGATCTCGGAGCTGTCCGGCCGGATCCGGCCGACCACCGCCCTGTCGGTGTACGCGCTGGGCGCGGTCTACGGGCTGGCCGGGTTCTGCGCCGGCCCGATCCTGGGCAGCGTCCTGACGGTGGCGGCGGTCAGCGGCAGTCCGGTCTACGGCGGCCTGCTGCTGGCGGTGTACGCGCTGGGGATGGCCGTACCGCTGTTCCTGCTGGCTCTGCTCTGGGAGCGGTTCGACCTGGGCCGGCGGCGCTGGCTGCGCGGGCGGGCCGTCCGGTTGGGCCGCTTCGAGCTGCACACCACCTCGCTGCTGTCCGGGCTGTTCTTCATCGCCCTCGGCGCGCTGTTCCTCGCGTACGACGGGGCGAGCGCGCTGCCGGGGCTGCTCGACGTGGACGACTCGTTCGCGGTGGAGCAGCGGGTCCGGTCGCTGGCGGACGCGGTCCCGGACTGGGCGCTGCTCGGGCTGGTGGCGGCGGGCGCGGCGGCCGTCGGTGTGACGCAGTGGCGTCGTCGTACCGGTCCCGAGAGCGGGGCGGAGTAA
- a CDS encoding metallopeptidase family protein: protein MLEMTREEFEELVAEALDRIPPELTRLMDNVAVFVEDEPPADDPELLGLYEGTPLTDRGEWYAGVLPDRITIYRNPTLRMCEDRESVIAETEVTVVHEIAHHFGIDDERLHALGYG, encoded by the coding sequence GTGCTGGAGATGACGCGCGAGGAGTTCGAAGAGCTCGTCGCAGAGGCCCTGGACCGCATCCCGCCGGAGCTGACGCGGCTGATGGACAACGTGGCGGTGTTCGTCGAGGACGAACCGCCGGCGGATGATCCCGAGCTGCTCGGGCTGTACGAGGGGACCCCGCTGACGGATCGCGGCGAGTGGTACGCCGGGGTGCTGCCGGACCGGATCACGATCTACCGGAACCCCACGTTGCGGATGTGCGAGGACCGGGAGAGCGTGATCGCGGAGACGGAGGTCACCGTGGTGCACGAGATCGCCCATCACTTCGGGATCGACGACGAGCGGCTGCACGCGCTGGGCTACGGGTGA
- a CDS encoding FluC/FEX family fluoride channel: MTGPQPGVAGPAEAIDPDVDLHVPGQRAERPGPVLTAIAAGGALGSSARYGAALLWPAGPGGFPWATFWTNVIGCALIGVLMVLISEGGRSAPHPLVRPFLGVGVLGGFTTFSTYAVDFSRLLEEGEPGTALAYAGLTVVAALGAVWAAASATRCAARLALRGRA, from the coding sequence GTGACCGGCCCGCAGCCGGGCGTCGCCGGCCCCGCCGAGGCGATCGATCCGGACGTCGACCTCCATGTGCCGGGGCAGCGCGCCGAACGGCCGGGCCCGGTGCTCACCGCGATCGCCGCGGGCGGCGCGCTCGGATCCTCGGCGCGGTACGGGGCGGCGCTGCTGTGGCCGGCCGGGCCCGGGGGCTTCCCGTGGGCGACGTTCTGGACCAACGTGATCGGCTGCGCGCTGATCGGGGTGCTGATGGTGCTGATCAGCGAGGGCGGCCGGTCGGCGCCGCATCCGCTGGTCCGGCCGTTCCTCGGGGTCGGGGTGCTCGGCGGGTTCACCACCTTCTCCACGTACGCGGTGGACTTCTCGCGGCTGCTGGAGGAGGGGGAGCCCGGGACCGCGCTGGCGTACGCCGGGCTCACGGTGGTCGCGGCGCTGGGCGCGGTGTGGGCGGCGGCCTCGGCGACCCGCTGCGCGGCCCGCCTCGCACTGCGGGGGCGGGCGTGA
- a CDS encoding fluoride efflux transporter FluC, producing MNWLLVVAGAVVGAPLRYLTDRAVQARHDSVFPWGTFVVNAAACLVLGLLTGAVLAGAASARLNLLLGTGLCGALSTYSTFSYETLRLYERGWRFLAAANVAASVLAGLGAVTLGSQVARQLFA from the coding sequence GTGAACTGGCTGCTGGTGGTGGCGGGTGCCGTCGTCGGGGCGCCGCTGCGCTATCTGACGGACCGTGCGGTGCAGGCGCGGCACGACTCGGTGTTCCCGTGGGGGACGTTCGTGGTGAACGCGGCCGCCTGCCTGGTGCTCGGGCTGCTGACGGGGGCGGTGCTGGCCGGTGCGGCCTCGGCGCGGCTGAACCTGCTGCTGGGGACCGGGCTGTGCGGGGCGCTGAGCACGTACTCGACGTTCTCGTACGAGACGCTGCGGCTGTACGAGCGCGGCTGGCGGTTCCTGGCGGCGGCGAACGTGGCGGCCTCGGTGCTGGCGGGGCTGGGCGCGGTGACGCTGGGGTCGCAGGTGGCACGGCAGTTGTTCGCCTGA
- a CDS encoding DEAD/DEAH box helicase, protein MPENDSNEIVDAVEALVVTEAIEAAEADEIIEALEADVTTDQSIEAEADDADAEPTITFGALGLPEGVVRKLAQNGVTSPFPIQAATIPDALAGKDILGRGRTGSGKTLSFGLPTLARLAGGHTEKKKPRAIILTPTRELAMQVADALQPYGDVLGLKMKVVCGGTSMGNQIYALERGVDVLVATPGRLRDIINRGACSLENVEVAVLDEADQMADLGFLPEVTELLDQIPGGGQRMLFSATMENEIGTLVKRYLSNPVTHEVDSAQGNVTTMTHHVLVVKPKDKAPVTAAIAARKGRTIIFVRTQLGADRIAEQLVEAGVKADALHGGMTQGARTRVLADFKDGYVNALVATDVAARGIHVDGIDLVLNVDPAGDHKDYLHRSGRTARAGKSGVVVSLALPHQRRQIFRLMEDAGVDASRHIVQGAGAFDPEVAEITGARSLTEVQADSANNAAKQAEREVADLTKQLERLTRRAAELREEADRLVARSARERGEDPEAAVAEVAEAAEAEVAAAVAATPAAEERPAFQARDDRGNYERRDNRGGDRGGDRGGDRGGDRGGFRRDDRPSGGFRSGGDRRDDNRGGGFRRDDRPSGGFNRDDRGGDRGGFRRDDRPSGGFRSGGGDRPSGGFRRDDRPSGGFNRDDRGGDRGGFRRDDRPSGGFRSGGGDRPSGGFRRDDRPSGGFNRDDRGGDRGGFRRDDRPSGGFRSGGGDRPSGGFRRDDRPSGSGSTGSFGGRRDDKPRWKRNG, encoded by the coding sequence ATGCCCGAGAACGACTCGAACGAGATCGTCGACGCCGTCGAGGCCCTTGTGGTCACCGAGGCGATCGAGGCCGCTGAGGCGGACGAGATCATCGAGGCCCTCGAGGCCGACGTGACGACCGACCAGTCCATCGAGGCCGAGGCGGACGACGCCGACGCCGAGCCCACCATCACCTTCGGCGCCCTCGGTCTGCCCGAGGGTGTCGTGCGCAAGCTCGCGCAGAACGGTGTCACCTCCCCCTTCCCGATCCAGGCCGCGACCATCCCGGACGCCCTGGCCGGCAAGGACATCCTCGGCCGCGGCCGCACCGGCTCCGGCAAGACCCTCTCCTTCGGTCTGCCCACCCTGGCCCGCCTGGCCGGTGGCCACACCGAGAAGAAGAAGCCCCGCGCGATCATCCTCACGCCGACGCGTGAGCTCGCGATGCAGGTCGCGGACGCCCTCCAGCCGTACGGCGACGTGCTCGGCCTGAAGATGAAGGTCGTCTGCGGCGGTACGTCGATGGGCAACCAGATCTACGCCCTCGAGCGCGGTGTCGACGTCCTCGTCGCCACCCCGGGCCGTCTGCGCGACATCATCAACCGCGGCGCCTGCTCCCTGGAGAACGTCGAGGTGGCCGTCCTCGACGAGGCCGACCAGATGGCCGACCTGGGCTTCCTGCCCGAGGTCACCGAGCTGCTCGACCAGATCCCCGGCGGCGGCCAGCGCATGCTCTTCTCCGCCACCATGGAGAACGAGATCGGCACCCTGGTCAAGCGCTACCTGTCCAACCCCGTCACGCACGAGGTCGACAGCGCGCAGGGCAACGTCACGACCATGACGCACCACGTCCTCGTCGTGAAGCCGAAGGACAAGGCGCCGGTCACGGCCGCCATCGCCGCCCGCAAGGGCCGCACCATCATCTTCGTCCGCACCCAGCTGGGCGCCGACCGCATCGCCGAGCAGCTCGTCGAGGCCGGTGTGAAGGCCGACGCACTGCACGGCGGCATGACGCAGGGCGCCCGTACCCGCGTCCTCGCGGACTTCAAGGACGGCTACGTCAACGCGCTCGTCGCGACCGACGTCGCCGCCCGCGGCATCCACGTCGACGGCATCGACCTGGTCCTGAACGTGGACCCGGCCGGTGACCACAAGGACTACCTGCACCGCTCGGGCCGTACCGCCCGTGCCGGCAAGTCCGGTGTCGTGGTCTCGCTGGCGCTTCCGCACCAGCGCCGCCAGATCTTCCGCCTGATGGAGGACGCGGGCGTCGACGCCTCGCGCCACATCGTCCAGGGCGCCGGCGCGTTCGACCCGGAGGTCGCCGAGATCACCGGTGCGCGTTCGCTGACCGAGGTCCAGGCCGACTCCGCGAACAACGCCGCCAAGCAGGCCGAGCGCGAGGTCGCCGACCTCACCAAGCAGCTGGAGCGCCTGACGCGCCGTGCCGCCGAGCTGCGCGAGGAGGCCGACCGCCTGGTCGCCCGCTCCGCACGTGAGCGCGGCGAGGACCCGGAGGCCGCTGTCGCCGAGGTGGCCGAGGCCGCCGAGGCCGAGGTCGCGGCCGCCGTCGCGGCCACGCCGGCCGCCGAGGAGCGCCCGGCCTTCCAGGCCCGCGACGACCGCGGCAACTACGAGCGCCGCGACAACCGTGGTGGCGACCGTGGTGGCGACCGCGGCGGCGACCGCGGCGGTGACCGTGGCGGCTTCCGCCGCGACGACCGTCCGTCGGGCGGCTTCCGCTCGGGTGGCGACCGTCGTGACGACAACCGTGGTGGCGGCTTCCGTCGCGACGACCGTCCGTCGGGTGGCTTCAACCGTGACGACCGCGGTGGCGACCGTGGCGGCTTCCGCCGCGACGACCGTCCCTCCGGTGGCTTCCGCTCCGGTGGCGGCGACCGCCCGTCCGGCGGCTTCCGTCGCGACGACCGTCCGTCGGGTGGCTTCAACCGTGACGACCGCGGTGGCGACCGTGGCGGCTTCCGCCGCGACGACCGTCCCTCCGGTGGCTTCCGCTCCGGTGGCGGCGACCGCCCGTCCGGCGGCTTCCGTCGCGACGACCGTCCGTCGGGTGGCTTCAACCGTGACGACCGCGGTGGCGACCGTGGCGGCTTCCGCCGCGACGACCGTCCCTCCGGTGGCTTCCGCTCCGGCGGCGGCGACCGCCCGTCCGGCGGCTTCCGCCGTGACGACCGCCCCTCCGGCTCCGGCTCGACCGGCTCCTTCGGCGGCCGCCGCGACGACAAGCCCCGCTGGAAGCGCAACGGCTGA
- a CDS encoding helix-turn-helix transcriptional regulator encodes MLVSLGLTERSDALYRLILRRPDIAVADVSAELSRSEDDVRADLEELTRLSLLAPSWRTDGRLRAVNPKAALDSLLAHQQAEIAQRHRALAESQAAASALLSQYAELHPAQPAHEAERFLGVEAVRAKLSEMSARTRRESISFHPGGPVPAEQFKASEPLTEDLIARGVKIRTIYQDAIRNDAASLEHARWLTERGGEVRTVPSLPMRMVITDREFALMPIDPADSALGAVLLREPGAVAAFCALFDSVWETATPFGEPPRRSLDDPGSQPRELLRLLAQGYTDEAAARRLGISLRSERRLISELMERLDAQSRFQLGQRAVEEGLL; translated from the coding sequence TTGTTGGTTTCTCTTGGGCTGACAGAGCGTTCAGATGCGCTCTACCGCCTCATCCTCAGACGGCCGGATATCGCCGTCGCCGATGTCTCCGCGGAACTCTCGCGGTCCGAGGACGACGTACGCGCGGACCTGGAGGAGCTGACCCGTCTCTCCCTCCTCGCGCCGTCCTGGCGGACCGACGGGCGGCTGCGGGCGGTGAACCCGAAGGCCGCGCTCGATTCGCTGCTCGCGCACCAGCAGGCGGAGATCGCCCAGCGCCACCGCGCCCTCGCCGAGAGCCAGGCCGCGGCGAGCGCGCTGCTGTCGCAGTACGCCGAACTGCACCCGGCCCAGCCCGCGCACGAGGCCGAGCGGTTCCTCGGCGTCGAAGCGGTCCGGGCCAAGCTGAGCGAGATGTCGGCCCGGACCCGCCGCGAGTCGATCAGCTTCCATCCCGGCGGGCCGGTGCCCGCCGAGCAGTTCAAGGCCAGCGAGCCGCTGACCGAGGACCTCATCGCCCGCGGCGTGAAGATCCGGACCATCTACCAGGACGCCATCCGCAACGACGCCGCCAGCCTCGAGCACGCGCGCTGGCTGACCGAGCGGGGCGGTGAGGTGCGGACCGTACCCTCGCTGCCGATGCGGATGGTCATCACCGACCGGGAGTTCGCGCTGATGCCGATCGACCCGGCGGACAGCGCGCTCGGCGCGGTGCTGCTGCGGGAGCCGGGCGCGGTCGCCGCCTTCTGCGCGCTGTTCGACTCGGTGTGGGAGACGGCCACCCCGTTCGGCGAGCCGCCCCGGCGCAGCCTCGACGACCCCGGCTCGCAGCCGCGCGAGCTGCTGCGCCTGCTGGCCCAGGGCTACACCGACGAGGCCGCCGCGCGCCGGCTGGGCATCTCCCTGCGCAGCGAGCGGCGGCTCATCTCGGAGCTGATGGAGAGACTGGACGCGCAGAGCCGCTTCCAGCTCGGGCAGCGGGCCGTCGAGGAGGGCCTGCTGTGA
- a CDS encoding rhodanese-like domain-containing protein, translating into MTTQTPATQSAPPTSSKVLRVPPADPATAAAHFHRRFTFEADVADVHADVESAAGGFVLVDSRSAEAWAQGHVPGAVHLPTDEIPARAAELVPPGSVVVTYCWGPGCNGATRAAYAFAAAGYRVKEMLGGFEYWSREGFPVEDSAGIRQSPPDPLTAPVAAGAACGC; encoded by the coding sequence ATGACCACGCAGACCCCGGCCACTCAGAGCGCGCCGCCCACGTCCTCGAAGGTGCTGCGCGTCCCGCCGGCTGATCCGGCGACCGCGGCGGCCCACTTCCACCGCCGGTTCACCTTCGAGGCCGACGTCGCCGACGTGCACGCGGACGTGGAATCCGCCGCCGGGGGCTTCGTCCTCGTCGACAGCCGCAGCGCCGAGGCCTGGGCGCAGGGCCACGTCCCCGGCGCCGTGCACCTGCCCACGGACGAGATCCCGGCCCGGGCCGCCGAGTTGGTGCCGCCGGGCAGTGTCGTGGTCACGTACTGCTGGGGCCCCGGCTGCAACGGCGCGACCCGGGCGGCGTACGCCTTCGCCGCCGCCGGGTACCGGGTCAAGGAGATGCTGGGCGGCTTCGAGTACTGGTCCCGCGAGGGCTTCCCGGTCGAGGACTCCGCCGGTATCCGCCAGTCGCCGCCGGACCCGCTGACGGCCCCCGTCGCGGCGGGCGCGGCCTGCGGCTGCTGA
- a CDS encoding methionine--tRNA ligase, producing the protein MTSYVVTSAPPNPNGDLHLGHLSGPFLGADVLTRHLRQRGHDVRYVGYSDEHSCYVPRRAAEIGSTAYPTAKLFGDRMEETLSLGAMHHDWFTRPLTDSTHTEFVQRFFLELWESGALEVQELPVFHCAPCERYLYEAEVRGECQFCAEPSDGVYCEACGLPQDPAGLAAPRCTACWNAPETTTMRRIVFPLERWRERLQAYYADAQAKAEWRPRLISYLDGLFERALPDTAISREADYGIPVPLPGWEGHVLDTWFSGIWGYAAGTARVAEANGDRSQWERLWTDPETRIVNFIGFDCSFSHAVLWPALLLAQGELTLPAQVVINEFYRLEGDKFSTSRGHAIWGGEFLRRVNADALRFHLCLTGPERAQNNFSMKEFADTLSTVLAGGLERWTDTVLDLLGQDFDSVVPAAGPADGPLAAERAALPGQIAAALGAEAFSPQRAADTLATVIERADADLRELALLRAAGSREEYAGRLAAHVELLAAVAVTAAPLMPGWSAFLAGHLGLPVDLGTRMPVWAGVEGRLLAEGTTLPTATPLFFHELS; encoded by the coding sequence ATGACCTCCTACGTCGTCACCAGCGCCCCGCCGAACCCGAACGGCGACCTCCACCTCGGCCACCTCTCCGGCCCCTTCCTCGGCGCCGACGTCCTGACCCGCCACCTGCGCCAGCGCGGCCACGACGTCCGCTACGTGGGCTACTCCGACGAGCACTCCTGCTACGTACCGCGCCGGGCGGCCGAGATCGGCTCCACCGCGTACCCGACCGCGAAGCTCTTCGGCGACCGCATGGAGGAGACCCTGTCGCTGGGCGCCATGCACCACGACTGGTTCACCCGCCCGCTCACCGACTCCACCCACACCGAGTTCGTCCAGCGCTTCTTCCTCGAACTGTGGGAGTCCGGCGCCCTCGAGGTGCAGGAGCTGCCCGTCTTCCACTGCGCCCCCTGCGAGCGGTACCTGTACGAGGCCGAGGTGCGCGGCGAGTGCCAGTTCTGCGCCGAACCCTCCGACGGCGTGTACTGCGAGGCCTGCGGGCTGCCGCAGGACCCGGCCGGGCTCGCCGCCCCCCGCTGCACCGCCTGCTGGAACGCCCCCGAGACCACGACCATGCGCCGCATCGTCTTCCCGCTGGAGCGCTGGCGCGAGCGCCTCCAGGCGTACTACGCCGACGCTCAGGCCAAGGCCGAGTGGCGGCCCCGGCTGATCTCGTACCTGGACGGCCTGTTCGAGCGGGCCCTGCCCGACACCGCGATCAGCCGCGAGGCGGACTACGGCATCCCGGTCCCGCTGCCCGGCTGGGAGGGCCACGTCCTCGACACCTGGTTCAGCGGCATCTGGGGCTACGCGGCGGGCACCGCGCGGGTCGCCGAGGCGAACGGCGACCGCTCGCAGTGGGAGCGGCTGTGGACCGACCCCGAGACCCGGATCGTCAACTTCATCGGTTTCGACTGCTCGTTCTCGCACGCCGTGCTGTGGCCGGCGCTGCTGCTCGCCCAGGGTGAACTGACCCTGCCCGCGCAGGTGGTCATCAACGAGTTCTACCGGCTGGAGGGCGACAAGTTCTCCACCAGCCGCGGCCACGCCATCTGGGGCGGCGAGTTCCTGCGCCGGGTCAACGCGGACGCGCTCCGCTTCCACCTGTGCCTGACCGGCCCGGAGCGGGCGCAGAACAACTTCTCCATGAAGGAGTTCGCCGACACCCTCAGCACCGTCCTCGCCGGCGGCCTGGAGCGGTGGACCGACACCGTACTGGACCTGCTCGGCCAGGACTTCGACTCCGTCGTGCCGGCCGCCGGGCCCGCGGACGGCCCGCTGGCCGCCGAACGAGCGGCGCTGCCCGGGCAGATCGCCGCCGCCCTCGGTGCGGAGGCCTTCTCCCCGCAGCGCGCCGCCGACACCCTGGCCACCGTGATCGAGCGGGCCGACGCCGACCTGCGGGAGCTCGCCCTGCTGCGGGCCGCCGGATCCCGCGAGGAGTACGCCGGCCGGCTCGCCGCGCACGTGGAGCTGCTGGCGGCGGTCGCGGTCACCGCGGCGCCGCTGATGCCGGGCTGGTCCGCCTTCCTCGCCGGGCACCTGGGCCTGCCGGTGGACCTCGGCACGCGGATGCCCGTCTGGGCCGGCGTGGAGGGACGGCTCCTGGCGGAGGGCACGACGCTGCCGACCGCCACCCCGCTGTTCTTCCACGAGTTGTCGTGA
- the epsC gene encoding serine O-acetyltransferase EpsC: MTTCEPGPEQELRRPLREVLREDVQTVLAKDPAATSRAEVLLYPHIHALWSYRVAHWLWGRGHRVAARALSLLARAVSGIEIHPGARIGRRFFVDHGTAVVIGETVRIGDDVMLYHQVTLGSVGWWKDLRRPSGSRRHPVVGDRVVIGTGASVLGPVTIGADSRIGAHSVVLDDLPPRSRVVAAASAALPPLDTAAPLDSSALIVPEGSHAS; this comes from the coding sequence ATGACCACATGTGAGCCCGGCCCGGAGCAGGAGCTGCGGCGCCCGCTGCGCGAGGTGCTGCGCGAGGACGTGCAGACCGTCCTCGCCAAGGACCCGGCCGCCACGTCCCGCGCCGAGGTGCTGCTCTACCCGCACATCCACGCCCTGTGGAGCTACCGCGTCGCGCACTGGCTCTGGGGCCGCGGCCACCGGGTCGCCGCCCGCGCCCTGTCCCTGCTGGCCCGCGCCGTCTCCGGCATCGAGATCCACCCCGGGGCGCGGATCGGCCGCCGCTTCTTCGTCGACCACGGCACGGCCGTCGTCATCGGCGAGACCGTCCGGATCGGCGACGACGTGATGCTCTACCACCAGGTCACGCTCGGCTCGGTCGGCTGGTGGAAGGACCTGCGCCGCCCCTCCGGATCCCGCCGCCACCCCGTCGTCGGCGACCGCGTCGTCATCGGCACCGGGGCCAGCGTGCTCGGCCCGGTCACCATCGGCGCCGACTCCCGCATCGGCGCGCACTCGGTCGTCCTCGACGACCTGCCGCCGCGCAGCCGGGTCGTCGCCGCCGCCTCCGCCGCGCTGCCGCCGCTCGACACCGCGGCCCCCCTCGACTCCTCCGCCCTGATCGTCCCCGAAGGAAGCCACGCATCATGA
- a CDS encoding NAD(P)/FAD-dependent oxidoreductase: MSPIVHAHADAIVVGGGVIGAAIAHQLALAGIGRIVLCDQGRVNAQGATSRSGGLLRLHHTAVADTRLAARSLPVFEQWSDVIGGDCGYRRTGFVMIVGENHADDLRYNAAAAGEAAGYRRVEVIDAAELKEIYPGLRTDDVALAAYEPEGGYADPMAASAALLTAAYRLGVSPSEGIRARKVLETAGTVTGVLTSIGRIDAPLVVLAGGAWGSAPAEHLGIHIPVTARRIGLAQAELPGAGRRGSASSVPTCIDDTTGSYFRPDGLDRFYFGVPSKPDTELGRDVEPLTEDELEAAIAAIANRVPAAATAPLAGTRSGLDGYTPDKRPVVGAAGPDGLYLALGFSGGGFKLAPAVAELAAKEIVEGGAVPGKAVQELLEPYRPQRFLAGRPIRPEAPYDHM, encoded by the coding sequence ATGAGTCCCATCGTCCACGCGCACGCCGACGCCATCGTCGTCGGCGGCGGGGTGATCGGCGCGGCCATCGCGCACCAGCTCGCCCTCGCCGGCATCGGCCGGATCGTCCTGTGCGACCAGGGCCGGGTCAACGCCCAGGGCGCCACCTCCCGCTCCGGCGGACTGCTGCGGCTGCACCACACGGCCGTCGCCGACACCCGGCTCGCCGCCCGCAGCCTGCCCGTCTTCGAGCAGTGGTCGGACGTCATCGGCGGCGACTGCGGCTACCGCCGCACCGGCTTCGTCATGATCGTCGGCGAGAACCACGCCGACGATCTGCGCTACAACGCCGCGGCCGCGGGCGAGGCCGCCGGATACCGCCGCGTCGAGGTCATCGACGCCGCCGAACTGAAGGAGATCTACCCCGGCCTGCGGACCGACGACGTGGCCCTGGCCGCGTACGAGCCCGAGGGCGGCTACGCCGACCCGATGGCCGCCTCCGCCGCGCTGCTCACCGCCGCCTACCGGCTCGGGGTCTCGCCCTCCGAGGGCATCCGGGCCCGGAAGGTGCTGGAGACGGCGGGCACCGTCACCGGCGTCCTCACCTCCATCGGCCGCATCGACGCCCCGCTCGTCGTCCTCGCCGGCGGCGCCTGGGGCTCCGCCCCCGCCGAGCACCTCGGCATCCACATCCCCGTCACCGCGCGCCGGATCGGGCTGGCCCAGGCCGAGCTGCCGGGCGCCGGCCGGCGCGGGTCGGCGTCCTCCGTACCGACCTGCATCGACGACACCACCGGCAGCTACTTCCGGCCCGACGGCCTCGACCGCTTCTACTTCGGCGTCCCCAGCAAGCCCGACACCGAACTGGGCCGCGACGTGGAGCCGCTGACCGAGGACGAGCTGGAGGCCGCGATCGCCGCCATCGCGAACCGGGTCCCGGCCGCCGCCACCGCCCCGCTCGCGGGCACCCGCTCCGGCCTCGACGGCTACACCCCCGACAAGCGCCCGGTCGTGGGCGCGGCCGGCCCGGACGGGCTGTACCTGGCCCTCGGCTTCAGCGGCGGCGGCTTCAAGCTGGCGCCCGCCGTGGCCGAGCTCGCCGCCAAGGAGATCGTCGAGGGCGGGGCCGTCCCCGGCAAGGCCGTGCAGGAGCTGCTGGAGCCGTACCGGCCGCAGCGCTTCCTCGCGGGCCGCCCGATCCGTCCGGAGGCCCCGTATGACCACATGTGA
- a CDS encoding cupin domain-containing protein, with product MHIFTAHEDDMVFEEPYNVSGRRIFPWPEAVEEPNWGGAWVDVAPGATSTPHDHDENEMFFIVEGGGVMRIGAQTRRVRAGETVFITPFQNHDLTNDGDVRLRFVTIWWGGSDAVARDRAKWAAEFGITDPGTPSTDRSVDA from the coding sequence ATGCACATCTTCACCGCCCACGAGGACGACATGGTCTTCGAGGAGCCGTACAACGTCAGCGGCCGGCGGATCTTCCCCTGGCCCGAGGCCGTCGAGGAGCCCAACTGGGGCGGCGCCTGGGTGGACGTGGCGCCGGGCGCCACCTCCACCCCGCACGACCACGACGAGAACGAGATGTTCTTCATCGTCGAGGGCGGCGGGGTGATGCGGATCGGCGCGCAGACCCGCCGGGTCCGCGCCGGCGAGACCGTGTTCATCACCCCGTTCCAGAACCACGACCTGACCAACGACGGTGACGTCCGGCTGCGCTTCGTCACCATCTGGTGGGGCGGCTCGGACGCCGTGGCCCGGGACCGCGCCAAGTGGGCCGCCGAGTTCGGCATCACGGACCCGGGTACGCCTTCAACCGACCGGAGCGTGGACGCATGA